Proteins found in one Bremerella volcania genomic segment:
- a CDS encoding efflux RND transporter periplasmic adaptor subunit: protein MHHQDAPRTADEARRRIESLLDEVADLSDLTIAPDVFYGQVLDRLTFATSAMGAAVWTKSPNGHLLLAHQTDLLQCYPTGKAAKALSDDEAHLFQIFNRGESDVVPGSQTVQPGYDIVAVPLQVAGEAWGVMACYQPANLAKSVRQTYVRITHAFAEVAQHYQQQTLLRDFQQHQYDWKRQLAFAGLVHTDLSYEKTAYRIANEARNCLEADRVAVLSARGAKCRIEAISGVDKPHRRSNTVQKLERLASVVVGSKQTLLYTGETENLPPQVEEALLEYLEETPSKVLAIVPLQLDEPADDDEEKKPRRASEPVGAIAIESIDQLNGHELLHRTEPIVQHAATALGNARAYRQLPLASLLIPLGNFLATIGWYRLPTTLKIAIPLLVTIVALCFIPTDFSIEVHGQLVPEVERNVFAPSDGYVEEIFVKHGQHVEKDAVLMQLRSNEFNLARAEIVGQLQTAQAELDAILVKRSQGMRRDPRSESRTPESFENLSADQLKLTKQIENLIQRRDLLQRREDELKLLSPIHGQILDWEVEQVLAARPVSRGELLMKVADVDGPWVLDLELPDKRTYHVVNAQRESNEPLVVRFQLVNEPGKTYRGQVRSAASIVDLDESSEEPFVPLEAEIDKAEIPHLRHGLSVVGRIECGQRSVAYVWTYQLVETVRRYLFW, encoded by the coding sequence TTGCATCATCAAGACGCACCGCGAACGGCGGACGAGGCACGGCGTAGAATCGAGTCGCTGCTCGATGAAGTTGCCGATCTATCCGACTTGACCATTGCGCCCGATGTCTTCTACGGTCAGGTGCTCGATCGACTTACCTTCGCTACCTCGGCAATGGGGGCAGCCGTATGGACCAAGAGTCCCAACGGTCACTTGCTCTTAGCCCATCAGACCGACCTCCTGCAGTGCTATCCTACGGGGAAAGCTGCGAAGGCCCTCAGCGACGACGAGGCACACCTCTTTCAGATCTTCAATCGAGGTGAGTCGGATGTCGTTCCGGGAAGCCAGACCGTTCAACCAGGCTACGATATCGTCGCGGTCCCGCTGCAAGTGGCCGGCGAAGCTTGGGGCGTAATGGCTTGCTATCAGCCAGCCAATCTCGCTAAATCGGTACGTCAAACCTACGTGCGAATCACGCACGCGTTCGCCGAGGTCGCCCAGCACTATCAGCAGCAGACGCTGCTGCGAGATTTCCAGCAGCATCAATACGACTGGAAGCGGCAGCTTGCTTTCGCCGGCCTCGTCCATACCGACCTTTCCTACGAGAAAACCGCTTACCGAATTGCCAACGAGGCTCGCAACTGCTTGGAGGCCGATCGCGTGGCCGTGTTATCTGCCCGCGGGGCCAAGTGCCGGATTGAAGCCATCTCTGGCGTCGACAAGCCACACCGGCGATCCAATACGGTGCAAAAGCTGGAGCGCTTGGCCTCGGTGGTGGTCGGCTCGAAGCAAACGCTGCTCTACACCGGCGAAACCGAGAACCTCCCCCCGCAGGTCGAAGAGGCTTTGCTCGAGTACCTGGAAGAAACGCCGTCCAAAGTTCTGGCGATCGTTCCTTTGCAACTTGACGAGCCTGCGGACGATGACGAAGAAAAGAAGCCACGCCGAGCCAGCGAGCCCGTCGGGGCGATCGCCATCGAGAGCATCGATCAGCTCAACGGGCACGAACTACTGCATCGGACCGAACCGATCGTGCAGCACGCAGCCACGGCGCTGGGCAATGCCCGGGCCTATCGCCAGCTGCCGCTTGCTTCGCTATTGATTCCCTTGGGCAATTTTCTGGCAACCATCGGCTGGTACCGATTGCCAACAACCCTCAAGATTGCCATTCCACTTCTCGTGACGATCGTCGCTCTTTGTTTCATTCCGACGGACTTCTCGATTGAAGTGCACGGACAATTGGTGCCTGAGGTCGAGCGAAACGTATTCGCGCCGTCGGACGGCTATGTCGAAGAGATCTTCGTTAAGCATGGCCAGCACGTCGAAAAAGACGCGGTGTTGATGCAACTGCGGTCGAATGAATTCAATCTCGCGCGTGCCGAAATCGTCGGGCAACTGCAAACGGCTCAGGCCGAACTCGATGCCATTCTGGTCAAGCGTTCTCAAGGAATGCGAAGAGATCCACGTTCCGAAAGTCGCACGCCAGAGTCGTTCGAGAATCTCTCGGCCGACCAGTTGAAGTTGACCAAGCAGATCGAAAACCTGATCCAACGCCGCGACCTGCTGCAGAGGCGCGAAGATGAACTTAAGCTGCTCAGTCCGATCCATGGTCAGATCCTCGATTGGGAAGTCGAACAGGTTCTGGCGGCCCGCCCCGTTAGCCGTGGCGAACTGTTGATGAAGGTTGCCGATGTCGATGGCCCTTGGGTGCTGGACTTGGAACTGCCAGACAAGCGGACCTATCACGTGGTCAATGCCCAAAGAGAATCGAACGAGCCGCTCGTCGTGCGGTTTCAGCTGGTGAACGAGCCAGGCAAGACATACCGCGGGCAGGTT